A window from Paucidesulfovibrio longus DSM 6739 encodes these proteins:
- a CDS encoding YagK/YfjJ domain-containing protein, with the protein MKTTREPRYNGYQILTDSKKGYACNTKILDTTLKIIQHTTEKHNKVLCTRFDLRFPQQHPGQTTNESFSKFTSAMMKELSRKGLDPKYIAVREQSREKHQHYHMAVFADGNKIQFPHAIIQSAEKHWGNAVNSDQPGLVDHCTQSRSGQKQYNSYRLRRNDPDFEKVKNDCVQRLSYLAKVNTKGKTPKYVREVFSSRIPKG; encoded by the coding sequence ATGAAGACAACTCGTGAACCTCGTTACAATGGATATCAAATTCTGACAGATTCTAAGAAAGGATATGCTTGCAATACTAAGATACTGGATACAACTTTAAAAATCATTCAGCATACGACAGAAAAACACAATAAAGTCCTTTGCACCAGATTCGATCTGAGATTCCCACAACAACATCCAGGACAGACAACAAACGAATCCTTTTCAAAATTCACATCAGCCATGATGAAGGAACTCTCCAGAAAAGGACTTGATCCGAAATATATCGCAGTACGAGAACAGAGCCGTGAAAAACACCAGCATTACCATATGGCGGTCTTTGCTGATGGAAACAAGATTCAATTCCCGCATGCGATCATTCAATCCGCAGAAAAGCATTGGGGGAATGCTGTGAACAGTGACCAACCAGGGCTTGTGGATCATTGCACCCAATCCCGTTCAGGACAAAAGCAATACAACTCCTATCGACTTCGGAGAAATGATCCGGATTTTGAAAAGGTGAAGAACGACTGTGTCCAGCGTCTAAGCTATTTGGCCAAGGTCAACACCAAGGGCAAGACCCCAAAATACGTCAGGGAAGTTTTCAGCTCTCGGATCCCCAAAGGCTAA
- a CDS encoding type II toxin-antitoxin system RelE/ParE family toxin has product MRIRFSPESVEDLKRLHDFLALHDPEVSRSTVLNLKSAINRFAEMPHIGRPLEEIEGVREFVFGRYVVRYLVKTEAVYILRFWHSKESR; this is encoded by the coding sequence ATGCGGATAAGGTTCTCGCCGGAGTCAGTTGAGGATCTGAAACGGCTGCACGACTTTCTGGCGCTGCATGATCCGGAGGTGTCCCGTTCCACGGTGCTGAACCTCAAATCGGCCATCAACCGCTTTGCTGAAATGCCCCACATCGGGCGTCCTCTTGAAGAGATTGAAGGCGTGCGGGAGTTCGTGTTCGGTCGCTATGTAGTCCGTTACCTCGTCAAAACCGAGGCGGTCTATATCTTGAGGTTCTGGCACTCGAAAGAGTCACGATAA